Part of the Sorghum bicolor cultivar BTx623 chromosome 1, Sorghum_bicolor_NCBIv3, whole genome shotgun sequence genome, ATGAAATGCTGCCAACTAGCTAGGGATGACAGAACTGCTTCATGGCCTAGCTATATCTACAACTCTAGCTCTGCAATCTGTACTTCTTTTTGGATGTTGATGGGGGTAGTTTCAAATGGACAGAATTGGTGTTTGGGCAATGTACTTCCCCAGTAAACAACAGATTCCAACGAGGCAACAAGTCCTGATTTTCCTCTGGACAAAAACTTAACAAATATAGTTTCGCTACTGGGAGTGCCCAGGAGCATCTTTTCTTTTGCACATACTGTGATCTCCTGCCAATGAAATTGACGCGTGCAACGGTGACATGTAATGGTCATTGCCAAAGTCATTACCAATAGTGAGCTAATGATTTTTTCTCGGTACATTTGTTTAGACAAAAATCTAAGCAAACTGAACATAGAGGCCACTCAACTTTAAACAAGAGGagtttgctgctgctgctatgaGAAGTATCACTATTTTCTAGTAAATGTCAGCAAGCATCCGCGCGTCGTAGTAGTAGCTCTATAGTTGATGATTGGGCCTATTTCCAGGAAATGTTAGAAACAGGTTCATAAAATGCCTCTTCCACCATTGGTAACTAGAGGCATGGCCAGAAAAGATTCGTAAAATGCTTCTTCCACTTCCACGTGGATGCTCAATTATCGACGCCACTACTTGGTGCCCAATTAATAGGAAACTTTTGCGTTCTAATCATGCTCCTTTTAGTCTGTTAGCATCCAACCATTTAACCGTGGGTGGAACAAACATTTTTTCGGGAAAAAGGTGGTCACAAACTCACAATGGTGCCACTGCCAAACTTTTCAGTATACTTTTTAGTATACTGAAGAGTAAAGATATGGATTCCAAATTTCCAATACCCCATATCTAGAAACACAGCTATATATGGGGTTGGGGGTAGCAGTAGCATGCATAGCCCTAAGACTGTGCCACATGTGTGCCTAGCTAGTCCTACCAGAAAGGGATTGGTGGGCTTGCATTGTGGCAGAAGAGATGGACACTGTGGAGCTGTGATCATCTTAACATAGTGCAGTGATACAGGAGTTATGGGAGACACACACATTGCTGCCCCCCTGAACCCTGAAcctgatagatagatagatagatatataGGAGTAGGCTCCAACTCCAACCTGTTGGGTTGGATTTCACATGGTTTCAGCAGCCGCTGCCGTCCCTAAAGATGGATGCATGCCCACCAATCCCTTTCTGGTTAAGCTCCTCTGCTCACTTGACTAGTCCCCCCACGACATGAAAAGACCAGCTTTTCTTCCCTTGCATCACAGTTCACAGAAGAAAAAGACGTCACATGACATGATGAAGCATGTTGATATAAACTTTAGACTGAATGAACATACATACATGGCAGATTATGTATATATTTCGGAAAAGCGAAAACGGGTGGCCTCAAATATTGCATGCATAGAAAGGGAAGAGTTTTCTTCTTCTAAAAAAGGGCGAGAACTGAGAAGAATCAGCtgtatctgcatctgcacatcaTATATTGAAGAGTAAAGATCTGAAGATCATCCTCCTCCTGACCTCCAGCTCCAATGCAACAACCTGTGGTAGGGTACGTAGCAACTGACCAGATCTGTTCCAGCTCATGCACTGCCAATCGCCCAGCCCAGTGATGACAGTGGCAAGATCTGACTGAAAAGTTGCTGCAAGGCTGCAGAAGTGCAGATGAGCACAGCTCACTCTTTCAGAGGCGACTGGTGGTTGTGGGTGGTGGCAATTAGTTGCTTCAGATGTACTTACTTTAAGTTTAAGCGCTGTAAATGATTAAACACTGACATGCATGTGACATGATCGTGAAACTATGCTCCTGCTCCTCAAAGTACTGCACTGTAAATTGTAAAACCATATATACAACAGGGAAGCAAGATAAAATTATAGAACTGTGGTAGTATTTACCAGGCGCCAGAAATATCTGCAGGTAACAACACAACACGTAGTAATATAGATGGCCCCGGCGGCCCTGCCTGCAGGTGTGTAGGGCCTCTATGTGTTTATGAGAGATTCTGGTGGCAGTACGGCACAAGGTCTTCTTTCACAGGCCTTGCAAACATTCTGATGATACTAATAAGTAGAATTCAGAAACATATATCCCATTCCTGCGGTATACTTTGTAGAGAGCTGTTATGTTATGCAGCAACATGTCCAAGAATATGAAACACCATGAGCCATATATATGCGAATATCTGACGCTTACTACTTGTTTCCAACCAAAGATTTTGTATACTTCATTCACGTCTTAGAAAAATTGAATGTGAAAGAGTTGATGATGAGTGGACGATGAATAAGGATAAAATCACGAAATTCGTTCTCTCTAAGAAACACAAACAGTAGGCAATGTCTTGTGAGACTGAGATATTCAGATTTTAACAAACCAATCACAAGGTAATATCATGAGTGAGACTGAGCAGTAGGCAAAGAGACAGCATGAGAGAAAACGAGGAAACATGAGCGAGACCAAACATGAGTTGTTGCATGCATTGGCGCCACAAGGACAAGACGAGAGAGACACCTAGACGTACGcctctgcctgcctgcctgcctgcctgcctatgAGACGAGAGAGGCAGAGGCCGGCCGGCCATGGCTCATTCATTGGCCCTTGGTCTCTTTGCATTGCATCCCGTCAGGAAGTGCAGAGTGAGAGGGGACTCCACATCCAAAGCTCCAAGCACCAGCTTGCAGCCACGGTAGGGCCCCGGGCAGAGCTGGCGGCCATTTTCGACATGTGCGCCCGGCACAAATGACAACCGGGTCGCCATCGTCGTCGCCGTCGGCCCGATTCCTTGGACAAGCAGCTTGCCATCGATGCCACTTTCACCCACCCTCTGAATATCCCCAAGAGGCAACTCCCCTTCTGATGGCAGTATCAGCATCCAACAATGACACCCGCAGGCAGGATTTAGACAGCTGCTACAGAGGGCCAAGGGCAATATTTACAACAGTTTGAATCATACTTACTAGGCACTGCTTGCAATGGGCACCACCATGTCGAAATGGGGGGAATGAAGTATGTACAATGGTGGATGATGCTAAAGAACCTACTGTATGCACCAACTGCTGGTGGTGTACATGCCGGTTGGTCGGGTTGCTTTATATGACTAGTCGTCATCTGATGCATGAATACTCCTAATTGCATTGTGGAACTTGGGGGCACCAGCATCTTGCGTGCATCATGAACATGCTGTGGCTGCCACGGTGTCACCACTATGGCCAGTTTTCTTTGCCACCACGCTGCTTGCAGAGTAGTAGTGGACATGCGCTGGCTGAAACTCAGGACCCAATCAACCCAAGGTTGCAGAGTGATCTTGGTCTAAAGAGGCTGCTGAAGAGGAACCTAGTGGGCGACTCCTGCGTTAGCGACTTTGGCTGATCAGGGTGCCCTTTCACTTGAAGCACGGTCTGGCCTATCTCCTGGCGTATGGCCTCGAGTGTCttcagctccaccgagctccctGCCGCGTCACGGACATAGAAAGTATTGATAGCCTTGTCGCCCTTAGTTGAAACTTCTGCTCTTGTGACTGTCAATCCGTTCTCGCGGAAGATGCGTGTTACGTCCGATAACAGACCCACTCTGTCGCCTGTTGACAGCTCTAACTTCAGGCCCTGCAAGGGATATACAGTTGGTGATGAATTTTGTACTAAAAAGCACTGCTGCAAAAAATTCTAGTTTGTAGTTCATCACGTGATCCGACACCTAACTTCAATTCATTATTGTGTACTTACATTAAAACTCAACAGTAGGAAAATAACTGTAAGCAGGGATGAGTTAATTGTGAACATTGAAGGAAAACACAGCACGCGCCTCATCAAGAGACAAGAGGAAAAGGACCCAAAGCATTGATATTGATTCATCATTAAAGTGTGTCAGgcaatgcaaaatgccaacccTCGAACAACAATTTACCTCCTACAGCAATGGATCACACCATTCAAGTCCCTATCTCAGCAACTATGAATGCAGAAGTATCATCTGCGACCGCAGAAAAGCAAAACAAACAGCGAAAAGCAAAAGCAAAATAATCACATAGGTGCTGCCAACTATTGCAGAATTACCTCAGATACTCTCCGTTCTATAGCTGCTTCAAGACAATGGATGATTCTCTTTCTCTCGGCTTCTGAATTGACAGGTGAACCATCAATGTGCCTAATGTAATAGTCCTGTGGAACCATGGTGTTAAAGTAGGAAACAAAAGGTTGCATGTCTATGTCCAGCAATAGGAATTTGAAGCTGAAATGTCGTGGTGAGATACCTGGTAAGCATCGGGGCCCTCAGTATCCACGCTCCCATGGAAAACCACATATTGCATATCTGTTAGGGTGCAAACCGTATCGAATAGAAGCTTTGGCCGATCCTTGCAACGAATTGTCACCACAGAATAGTCTTTCTGAAGCCAGTTAACGACTGAAACCATTGAAGTGGGGCTGCCACTTGCCCTATCCTTATCATGCCTGTCGTAATCTCGATCCTCAAGCATCATTTGGTGCAGCCTCCGCTCTGTGTGGGTTATGCCCATTGCGACCGTTGTCTTGGCGTCTCGACTCCTCCCTTTGAACACATTGCAAAGCCGCTCTTTGATTCTGCCAAGCCTTTCTGCATCCGAAATTGCCAGCCCAGACTTCCTATCAGTGACCTGCATGACGGCAGCTGCTCTTTCGTTATGTGTCCACAGCTCCGCATTCACCACATTGCACTCCAGATTTGTGAGCACAGCGCTCACTTCAGAGAGAAGACCGGGTCTATCGGTCCCAGTTAGCTCTATCAAGGTGTAGTCGGAGGAAGGCTCCACTCCAATGGCTCTCCTCCGCGAGGGAAGAAGGCAAGAATCAGgcccgatagactgcataggaAGAGACTGACAGATTCAACAAACTGAACGGGAACAAGAATATGAATAAACAATCACAAGCATTCCTCCCTACCTTGTAAATGCAATCTTTTATACCTTCTAGCACAGATTCGTCCATTATCTTGTGCCCACCTTGGTTCGTCACATTGAAGACTGACAGCAAAAACCAAACAGCTTAGAAATGGTTACACCATTTTGTCGAAAGGAATCAAAAGAGACCAATTTTTGATTTTGTCCTACCATCCATGAACCATCCTCCGTCTGAGGATATGTATGCTTTCTTGACTATGAGTTTGAGGTCAGTGAGGACCTGCACTACCTCCAACAGTACCCCATACTTGTTGGCGCTGTCCACCTATATCGTTCAAATAAAAACTAGTATGTCAGCTTCAGCCACAAACAGGAAAAACATACCAATAACCAATGAGAAGCACTTTATTTTTGAGGGACTCACATGAATAACTGTAGCATTTGGACATGAGGTGTTGTCAATAGTGACCCTGAACTCAGAAAAGAATATGAATCAACATGTTAGTATATAACCATGAAAAAAACTATGCACACTCATAAGACTGACAGAGGTTAAGGAAGGAACTGCTTTTCTGAAACAAGGACATTGTTGAAGAATTGGGTTAGTACTACCTTGGAGGGTTCATCTTTTGAATAAATTTCTCGTACTCATCGTCACTATCCAAAGAAGAATAAGCCGCATCTCCATCTGCTAATGCTGCTTCATgaattggaaaaaaaaaacgcaCAGTCAAGATTGAATCAAACCGCAGCTGCAAACCAGAAAtgcaagagaaaaaaaaaagtatggcCGCGCCCACACGCTGATTGCGGCTATTGGAGCGAGAACAGCTAAATGGGCTTTTTTTTAGTTCCCGACGAAAATCAAACAACTGAATTTATCAACTCAtcagaaaggaaaaaaaaaaaagagcttgCCGATGTTTTCCAAGAACACGATGAAACAGAGACCGGAAGAATCCGATGGAATCCTTCAATTCATCAAAGAGGTACAAATAAAGGAAAACTGAAACTGGAACGATTTTCCCACAGGGAAACAGAATCAAGACGGCAAAGAAGGGAAAGAGTCCGCCATAGAAGGAAAGCACTCCCCGCCGCACGGGAGCAGGCCGACCTGAGCCGAGCGACACCAAGAAAGGAAGCAAGGGCTTTGACATACATACCCATGCTGCTTGCTCGGTGATGATGGCGGCGATGATTGAACTCCTCAATCTTGGAAAGAATCGAGAGCCGAGGGAGCCCCTGCCCTGCCCAACCGGAAGACGCctccccttctctctctctctcttcccccAAGCCCGCCCACCCCCACAGGATGACAGTCAGGAATGGCAacggcagcagcaacagcaactccCTCTTGGAGGAGTTGGAAAGGCCGGAGGATTCTGCCTTTTCCTCGAACGGTGAAATGAAATGGAAACGCACACGCGCCCCAACCCCAACCAACACGCCCCTCCAGCTGTACTCCTCCTCACAACAAGGCAGTAGGAGGAGGGTACGCGAGCGTGGCTGCGACGGCCCACCTGTCAGTCGCCTTGCTGCTTTTGAGCTGTTACTTGTGAGGTAGGGGAGCACGCCCCACCTGTCAGTCGCCACACCCACAAGGACCATAGGCTGCACAGGCGAGCCCAGCAACTCCGTTACCGAACTTGTCAATAATAATAAGAAATTTGTTTAGTTCCtggataaaaagtttttaaggtactgtagtatttttttgtattttataatCATTGTCCAagtatggactaattaggctcaaaagatttgtctcacaaattacatacaaattatacaattagttattttttttatctatatttaatattttatgcatgtgccataaaatttggtgtgatgagaaatctgaaaaaatttttgATATTGGGTGaaattaaacaagacctaactagAAAAATTCCTTGCGTGTTACCACGGTTACAAAGAAGAAACATAAATAAGTTAGAAACTTAGAATATGCATTGCATAGTTTGGATAGcttggtcttgtttacttccaccccaaaactcaaaaattttcaagattcctcgtcacatcgaatttttagatgcatgcatgaagtattaaatatagacgaaaataaatactaattgcacagtttggtcagaatttacgagacgaatattttgagtctagtcagtccatgattggacaataattaccacatacaaacgaaagtgctacagtgtcgcgattttttttttttcggaaactaaacacggccttataTGTTCAGAGAAATAGCTGACTTACTAACGTGAACATTACAATTATATGAGCTAGTTGATTTTAATTGTGTATGATAGTGGATTGCCTGGGTGGATAGCTTGCATATTAAGAGAAATAGGTAATAGAGCGTGATAATGGATTCCCTAGTTGAATAACTTATATATTAAGAGAAATAGATAGTGGAGttttgctttataagagtataagatAAATCTCAGGGCAAATATTTGAATCTCAAATTATTTTTGACTTATTTAATATATAGTTTTCGAAATTTGATGTTTCCATCCATACTCAGACTTTAATGGTGACTTTATTCTTACTTTTTATAATTTTGCCCTCGTACTGTTTGAAATGGTTTAACTGTTTATCCGTATTTTGTAACACCGTTGAGCCTGGGTGGATTaaatagaaaaaagaaaaaatacccACAATAAATGGCAACAATATTGTCAGCAAAAAATTTCCTCTCGTTGCATTCTCTCTCACCTTTCGTTGGACCGCAGTATACCCTTATCGCACAGGAGGACACTAGGGTTTCCTTGGCCGGCGACCTTGGGCAGTGGGACTACAAACGAAGTCGGCTCTTGGTCCCAGCGATGTTTCCCTCCTCCTATTACCTCGCCACCCTAGTGGCTCGAGCTCCATGCAGGCGGAGGCTGCTCCCGGCGTCGGCCGACATCTGGGACCTTCCTAGGAACAACGTGGTTAGAGGCTATGCTTTAGACCTCAGTGACCTCCTACCCCCAGCCACCTTGGTAGCACTAGGAGGGCACGAGATAGCACCAAGAGGGCACACCGGTTGCACTGAAGCACCACCGATTCAGCTTTAGGGCTTTTGCGACTCCATGTACTgatgtaaatgtggtgtttctaGATGTGAATCAGTGCAGTTAGCAGCCACACATCATGCTATCTTGCATGATCATGCTTCCCATGTTGcaaaaaaaagacaagaaaAGATTTAGGTCCAAATGCAAGAGAGTTGAACAAGGTTGCAAGTGAACCATTTTTGCATATACAAGCAAGAAATACATTGGATTCATGGTAGATGACAACTATTCAGTTTCTCTTTTTGGAAGTGGACCTATTGTATTCATCCACATTGATGGTTCATTTTAATTTGTACATTTTCATGATGTAGGTTAAGATAAATAAGCATATTTTGGTTCATTAAATAAGTGTGGTCAGACAACGACCTCTAATAAATGGGTGGCTAACAGAGTGGTTGACTTATTGAGGGATGACTCTAAAGTGGGACTGGCTAAGAGTTGAGGGACAAATTTAAGAATAAATACTCAATGGATGTTCCATATGACAGAGATGCTAGAGGGAAGTTGAgagcactaaacatgatatatgGGAAATGAGATGATA contains:
- the LOC8070048 gene encoding ACT domain-containing protein ACR4 isoform X2 translates to MALADGDAAYSSLDSDDEYEKFIQKMNPPRVTIDNTSCPNATVIHVDSANKYGVLLEVVQVLTDLKLIVKKAYISSDGGWFMDVFNVTNQGGHKIMDESVLEGIKDCIYKSIGPDSCLLPSRRRAIGVEPSSDYTLIELTGTDRPGLLSEVSAVLTNLECNVVNAELWTHNERAAAVMQVTDRKSGLAISDAERLGRIKERLCNVFKGRSRDAKTTVAMGITHTERRLHQMMLEDRDYDRHDKDRASGSPTSMVSVVNWLQKDYSVVTIRCKDRPKLLFDTVCTLTDMQYVVFHGSVDTEGPDAYQDYYIRHIDGSPVNSEAERKRIIHCLEAAIERRVSEGLKLELSTGDRVGLLSDVTRIFRENGLTVTRAEVSTKGDKAINTFYVRDAAGSSVELKTLEAIRQEIGQTVLQVKGHPDQPKSLTQESPTRFLFSSLFRPRSLCNLGLIGS
- the LOC8070048 gene encoding ACT domain-containing protein ACR4 isoform X1, which codes for MAALADGDAAYSSLDSDDEYEKFIQKMNPPRVTIDNTSCPNATVIHVDSANKYGVLLEVVQVLTDLKLIVKKAYISSDGGWFMDVFNVTNQGGHKIMDESVLEGIKDCIYKSIGPDSCLLPSRRRAIGVEPSSDYTLIELTGTDRPGLLSEVSAVLTNLECNVVNAELWTHNERAAAVMQVTDRKSGLAISDAERLGRIKERLCNVFKGRSRDAKTTVAMGITHTERRLHQMMLEDRDYDRHDKDRASGSPTSMVSVVNWLQKDYSVVTIRCKDRPKLLFDTVCTLTDMQYVVFHGSVDTEGPDAYQDYYIRHIDGSPVNSEAERKRIIHCLEAAIERRVSEGLKLELSTGDRVGLLSDVTRIFRENGLTVTRAEVSTKGDKAINTFYVRDAAGSSVELKTLEAIRQEIGQTVLQVKGHPDQPKSLTQESPTRFLFSSLFRPRSLCNLGLIGS